Proteins found in one Amphiprion ocellaris isolate individual 3 ecotype Okinawa chromosome 22, ASM2253959v1, whole genome shotgun sequence genomic segment:
- the LOC111569321 gene encoding retinol dehydrogenase 12-like produces MSSFFRRAWSSDEKLNGKTVLITGANTGIGKETAKDLAKRGAKIIIACRDMEKAQEALTEIIETSGNDNVKCMKLDLSDTKSIREFAEAFNRDEPKLNILINNAGVMVCPYGKTADGFETQIGVNHFGHFLLTHLLLDLIKRSAPARILTVSSMAHSWGSINLEDINSEKSYDKSKAYSQSKLANVLFSHSLAKRLEGTGVTTYSLHPGVVKTDLGRHLNGPLQFIMKISTPFIKTPVQGAQTSIYCAVEPSLENETGQYYSDCARTSCSSAGKDDDVAQKLWELSCHMLNITWE; encoded by the exons atgtcaag TTTTTTCCGGAGAGCCTGGTCCTCTGATGAAAAGCTCAATGGCAAAACTGTGCTGATCACAGGTGCCAACACTGGCATCGGAAAAGAAACTGCCAAAGACCTGGCGAAGAGAG GGGCAAAGATCATCATTGCATGCAGAGACATGGAGAAAGCACAGGAGGCCTTGACAGAAATCATCGAAACCTCAGGCAACGACAACGTCAAGTGCATGAAGCTCGACTTGTCTGACACCAAGTCCATAAGAGAGTTTGCTGAAGCCTTCAACAGAG atgAGCCAAAACTCAACATCCTTATCAACAACGCCGGAGTGATGGTTTGTCCTTATGGGAAAACTGCAGACGGCTTTGAGACGCAGATTGGTGTTAATCACTTTG gtcatttcttgctgacaCACTTGTTGCTTGACCTGATTAAAAGATCGGCACCAGCCAGGATCCTCACCGTGTCCTCCATGGCTCACAGCTGGGGTTCCATCAATCTAGAGGACATCAACAGCGAGAAGAGTTACGACAAGAGCAAAGCTTACTCCCAGAGCAAACTGGCTAACGTCCTCTTCTCCCACTCGTTGGCTAAACGACTGGAGG gcacAGGTGTGACAACTTACTCTCTCCATCCTGGCGTTGTTAAGACCGATTTGGGGCGTCATCTGAATGGCCCTCTGCAGTTCATCATGAAGATATCCACGCCTTTCATCAAAACCCCTGTCCAGGGAGCTCAGACGTCAATCTACTGTGCCGTGGAACCGTCACTGGAGAATGAGACCGGTCAATACTACAG TGACTGTGCTCGTAccagctgctcctctgctgGTAAAGACGATGACGTGGCACAG